In one window of Eretmochelys imbricata isolate rEreImb1 chromosome 21, rEreImb1.hap1, whole genome shotgun sequence DNA:
- the PPARD gene encoding peroxisome proliferator-activated receptor delta: MEQLQKEVLEVKKEEKEEAVIAAGDTSDPSGGPDSSLPSSSYTDLSQSSSPSLSDQLQMGCEETSAASLNVECRVCGDIASGFHYGVHACEGCKGFFRRTIRMKLEYEKCDRNCKIQRKNRNKCQYCRFQKCLSLGMSHNAIRFGRMPEAEKRKLVAGLTASEISCQNPQVADLKAFSKHIYDAYLKNFNMTKNKARGILTGKTGSTPPFVIHDMDTLWQAEKGLVWKQLVNGIPPYKEIGVHVFYRCQCTTVETVRELTEFAKSIPSFLGLYLNDQVTLLKYGVHEAIFAMLASIMNKDGLLVANGNGFVTREFLRSLRKPFSEIMEPKFEFAVKFNALELDDSDLSLFVAAIILCGDRPGLMDVKQVEGIQDNILQALEFHLQANHPDAQYLFPKLLQKMADLRQLVTEHAQLVQKIKKTETETSLHPLLQEIYKDMY, translated from the exons ATGGAACAGCTACAGAAGGAAGTACTTGAGGTcaagaaggaggaaaaggaagaggcAGTGATAGCAGCAGGTGACACCTCAGACCCAAGTGGAGGACCAGATAGTTCGCTGCCTTCTAGCAGCTATACAG ACCTCTCCCAGAGCTCTTCTCCATCCCTGTCGGACCAACTCCAGATGGGCTGCGAGGAGACATCTGCTGCAAGTCTGAATGTGGAATGCAGGGTCTGTGGGGATATAGCATCAGGATTTCATTACGGAGTGCATGCATGTGAGGGCTGCAAG ggttTCTTCCGTCGGACGATCCGCATGAAGCTGGAGTACGAGAAGTGTGACCGGAACTGTAAAATCCAGAGGAAGAACCGCAACAAGTGCCAATATTGTCGCTTCCAGAAATGCCTCTCGCTGGGCATGTCACACAACG CCATTCGTTTTGGCCGCATGCCAGAAGCAGAGAAGAGGAAGCTGGTAGCGGGCCTGACGGCAAGCGAGATCAGCTGCCAGAACCCGCAGGTGGCTGACCTGAAAGCTTTCTCCAAGCACATCTACGACGCCTACCTGAAAAACTTCAACATGACCAAAAATAAGGCAAGAGGCATCCTCACTGGGAAGACCGGCAGCACCCCG CCGTTCGTGATCCATGACATGGACACCCTGTGGCAGGCAGAAAAGGGGCTggtctggaagcagcttgtcaacGGGATCCCCCCATACAAGGAGATTGGGGTCCACGTCTTCTACCGCTGCCAGTGCACCACGGTGGAGACAGTGCGGGAGCTCACCGAGTTCGCCAAGAGCATTCCCAGCTTCCTCGGCCTCTACCTGAACGACCAGGTGACTCTGCTGAAGTACGGGGTCCATGAAGCCATCTTCGCCATGCTGGCCTCCATCATGAACAAGGACGGGCTTCTGGTGGCCAACGGGAACGGGTTCGTCACACGCGAGTTTCTACGCAGCCTGCGCAAGCCCTTCAGCGAGATCATGGAGCCCAAGTTTGAGTTTGCCGTGAAGTTCAATGCCCTGGAGCTGGACGACAGCGACCTGTCTCTCTTCGTGGCTGCCATTATCCTGTGTGGGG ACCGCCCTGGCCTGATGGACGTGAAGCAGGTGGAGGGGATACAGGACAACATCCTCCAGGCCCTGGAGTTCCACTTGCAGGCCAACCACCCGGACGCTCAGTACCTCTTCCCCAAGCTGCTCCAGAAGATGGCTGACCTGCGGCAGCTGGTGACCGAGCATGCACAGCTGGTGCAGAAGATTAAAAAGACAGAGACGGAGACCTCATTGCACCCGCTCCTGCAGGAAATCTACAAGGACATGTACTGA